A stretch of DNA from Pogoniulus pusillus isolate bPogPus1 chromosome 8, bPogPus1.pri, whole genome shotgun sequence:
tggtttgaagctgaggtgccttccaacctgagccattctgtgattctacgaacAGATAAGAGAGGCTTGGAATGAAGCGGGCTaagcagccctgccctgagcacccCCTAGTTACGCTGACCGATTTTCAGTCACACAAATCAGTCCCAAATACTCTCAGAGAGCAGGCCACTGTCTCAAAACAGCTAAGGAAGGAGGCCAGACAAAGCTTAACTTAAGGAACTCTTGCAAAAATAAACACACATAAGGTCAGGTCTTCAAGGAATTATAAAGCTGTCAAGTTTTAAGTACTTCTTGCACAGCCAGCTCCTGTTTGACTTCTCTGGGAGCTGAAAGAACCCAGAATCTCACTCCAGATATTCAAAATGGAGCAGCAGGGATCTGTCACAATGCCAAATAAAGCTTTGTGTAAAGGTACATCAGAGTGAATACATTTATGAACTTCAAAGTAATGCCTAATTACTGCTGTTGAGTTTAGCCAGGGCCAATCTCCAGCCAGTTTCACACTCATGTTATTTTCCCATTGCCTGTCTTTGGCAATCACTTAGTAGCTATAAAAGCTTAACACTGAAATATGTACTTCAGTAAAAAGGAAATCAGGAGGTTATGACCTAATGCCTTATatgtgatgatcttaaaggtcttttccagcctcactgactctgtgactgtatgCAAGGAAGTGCCTTTGGATTTGTTTTGCCCAAACAAAGGATTTTTCAAATCCCCATAAATTTCAcgctggttttttttgttttcctgccaggaAAGACAGCTTTGTGGCCAAGGGAAGAAGCTACACTGTGCCCACACTGGGAGACAGCAGTGCTCCTCCGTGCAGGTGTTGAGTTTTGGAACTGGTCTTACCTGGAGTTCCCAGAAGATACTGCGTGTATGCCTGTGGTAATAATGTCTGGAGGGAATGTattctgtgccagtgctgtccTCTTTCAAATACTGTTCCACATGCTTAAAGAACCACGGCTTGTAGTAGTTACCAATCCTGTTTACCTACAAGACAGTGTGCACTCATTAGCAGGCACCACCACGGGCAACAGTTACACCTTGAGGCAATGCTACGTACGTCCCCAGACTCCTTCACTGTCAGGAGTTTGAATGAGGCTGTCACAAGAAACCCAGGGAGCCCTCATTTCTCCACAGAAACGGCTCCCTCTCACCTTCCTTGCCATTGCACTTTAAGAAAGACTTGCAAAGCTTGCCTGTTATCAGCTTAATCAAGAGATGGTGAATGTGACAGAACTGGATTCCTAAAATACCCTCAACTCCTCATTCAGAGtctcctggcagaggagaaataTCCAGGCTGAGGGATGCAGTGAACAAGGAGCAGGTCCCTGACGTGTTTTACAAAGATACACTGTATTAAAAGCCTGCTGGGGGAAGAGCTCCTCTGAATAACTAACTGCTGTGTAAGAGCTCCTCTGAATAACTAACTGCTGTGTAAGAGCTCTGAATAGCTGCTGTGCGAGAGCCCCTCTGAATAACTGCAGTGTAAACCGGCACTGTTCTGTGTATCAGGGAAGTGACTTTTCTCCCTCCCTAGGTACTGCAATGAAGAGGCTGTAGACCAATTATTTGCTCTAGTAATGAAATCAGTGGGTCATTTCTCCTAGATTGAAGAGATTTAGACTACAGGCTCCACTGTAGAAGCAGAGAGCTCTAAGTGAAACCATTCTGCTGGACAGATCTACCTTTTAATCCCGTGGGTAAGAGACTGTTCCAATCTTACAACGATCCTGGTTTTTATTGGCATATAATAGAGCTTTAGTTGAACTCTGGGGTTATTTTTTGACTTGGTGAGTAACTTCCCTTCAGTTACCTTGCTTTGCTCAGCTTCATCAGTCAAGACTCCTGTCATGATGACTGCTTCATCCAAAGAATACACGAGTCCTTCCACAAAGCTGTTCTCCTTTTTCTTAGACTCCTCAGTGAACTTTTCACAGATCTTCTGCAGTCCTCTCACGGGACAGTAGTGCAATTTGACATATTTCTTGGCAGGAACCATTTTTATTTCTGCTGCAACCAGGAAACCCAGAGTACCACAAGACCAAGGCACTGCATAAAATAGGTCTGAATTTTCAGTCTGCAAAAAGTATGTCATATTCAATCACATATCCACACTGGTAACTGTCAACCACATTGTAAATGATAGCAAAATAACATTTTTGTCTTACTGGTGAGCATCTCACAAGGCTTCCATCAGCAAGAACAAGCTCATAGGCCACACAGGTGTGCTGGAAAAGTCCATAGATATGGGATGAAGACTCAATGCCGGTCCCCATGATCAGGCCACCTAGCAAGAGAGCACAACACAAATCAAAGGTGACACACTCTAAAACAAAGGCGGTTAATGGGAACAAAACCTCCCCTGTTAAGCTCTGGGCCTGACTTTTAAGCCTTATttaacaaacccaaacaaaacactaaGTGCTTATAACATAAATACCACAACAGGCCACAGGGTTCCTTTAAAATAAtgcaacatagaatcacagaatcaatcagggtggaagagaccttcaagatcatccagtccaacctgtcacccagccctctccaatcaacatGTTTCTGCACAGCAACAACCAGTGAGTCTCATCATGACCCTTACCTACTGTAAGATCATCAAGCTCTGGTACCACAGGAACAGTCCAGCCCATTGGGTTGAGGTAGGCAGTCAACTGGCCCATGGTCACCAAAGGCTCCACACGAACAACctaaaaaagcaaagaaaccaaattttccccccccccacattaATTAAGTGCTCAGCATTAACAATGACAGAATATGGCTGTCTTGAACTTCCATCTGTTACCAGGATTTGGAGACttactttcctaagagcacttcTAAAAATAGTGGAAACTGTTTAGTGATTCCTCCTCTGCCTTAACATCTTGCTGCTCAGTCCCCAGAACCATAAATCAATCTGGTCTTTCAGGCTCCAGCACAGAAAAGCTAAGCAACTCCATATGCTGTGTTTTTGGGTAGAACAATCCAAGCACAGGTTGTGAAACCTGTGCTTTGGTGTGTCTACAGCCACGCAAAACCCCTTTGTTCTGTATGGAGTCTCATCTCCTCTTCAGCTATACACACAGTAAAAACCAAAAGCCCTAAGCCTAGTTATCATGAAAGCTTTATGCTGAACTTGTTACCTGTCTTTCACTGTCCACTTCCAGAACATCCATTAAGTTGATCATGATGTTCTTATGAGTCTTCTTGTACTTGCCAACACGAAGTGACACAGTCAGCCAACCCGGCCGGCCAGTGCACATGTACCTTTTGCTGCCTTCTTTCTTCCATTCCCGAACCTGCAAGAGGGAGCAACTGACTGGGTGCTGTAAAGCACATATCTCCTCAGTAACATACCAGAAACATCTTTCCCTCACTGTAAGTCTTCAGAAATACTGTTACATGCACGTttagaacaagttctttaccacaagggtagtggaacactggagcagtttgcccaaggaggtgtttggggccctatccctggagatattcaaggtgaggctcaacagggctctgggcaacctgatccagctgaggatgtccctgctgattgcagaggaggttgaactagatgatctctgaaggccccttccaacccaggaatcacaggatgttaggggttggaagtaacGTCTGGAGATCTTTGGGTCCAAAcacatgccagagcaggaccacagaatctggtgcagggcacacaggaacacatccatacaGGGCTTGGAAGTccccagaaaaggagactccacaacctctctgggcagcctgtgccagtgctctgtgaccctgacaataaagaagtttttcctcacgttgaggtggaaccttctgtgctgcagtttccatctattgcctcttgtcctattgcagggcacaactgagtagaggctgcccctgtcccttccttcctgacccccagccctcaaataCATATATGCATTCattagatcctctctcagtcttctcaccagaataaacagccccagatctctcagcctttcctcatcaggctgtgctccagtcccttaatcatccctGTAGTGTTCCACTCGACTATCTCCCTCcagaactggggagcccagaactggatgcactatTCTAAGTGGGACCACAGtagggaggagcagagggggaacCTCTCTTgaatcattctatgagtctagcTGCCAGTAGAGAAAGCCTGGATGCCTCTGAGTAGTGACACTTTGGAAGtcactctgcagagctctgaggtTTTAAACGAAATATAACCAGAGGGATTTAGCTATGTAGAGGAAGCATTTCTAATACCCTGTAGATTTTTGTGTTGTCATTTCAGtcatggttttggtttttgggtttttttttgtttttgagaTGAGATTTGGAAAACCAGGATGAAAGTTTTAAAGATCCACAGGAAGACCTTCACTCTAAGGGAGCTACTGGCAGCGGAACCTCACTTCCCTGAAAAGTTATTCACAGAATAGATCtggctgcaagagacctccaagatcatctggcACTGAAAGGTCCACACTAACCAACGACCCTAAGTGACAGGTCCACGTGAATGTGACGTCTCCTCCTACAGACACCCAAAAAATCACCTAAGCCTGCAAATAAACGTGCAAAGAGAGAAGAGTTGAGAAGGAAAAGGCATAAGCCACAATTCTGCAAACGCCACAGTGAGTCACACTCGGAGAACGAACGCCAGCTGTAGCACTTTCTTCTCGGCTCAATTGCTGCTACAGCTGGTGATAAAACCCCTGCCCCAAACCCCCCAACAGCTCCGTATGCATCAATACCCATCTGCGTCTGCGATGAACGTGAGTGTCAAGGAAGAAAACAGCGGCAGACGTGACAGAAATACCGTGAACAGCAGCGAGCACAGAAACACTACAGACATCTGCTCTACTGCGTGCACGAAAAGTTTCAGCTCCCCTTCAGTCACCTCTCGGCACTAACAATGCCGAGATGCTAGATGCAGAGGGTTATTAGAAGATGGTATTAAGGCAACCGCTTCAAGACTAACATCTGGCTTGTTACACAGGTGCCCAGGACGTGCGGGGGCCGTGTGCGGGCACGGGGTGCCCCTCAGCCCTCCTCTGCGGGGTGTCGCGGCGGCAGCAGGCGGACAGCCGCAGCCGGACTGGCCAGCTGCTAACGCCGCGACTTGGAGCGGAGTCACAGCCCGGAAAACCCACCCCAGCGGGGCAGAAACACCCGCTGCCTTCTGCCCGCTCCGGCTGCCGCGCCTGCATTCAGGGCCGGGCTTCGCTCCGGGAGAGGCACAAGGGAGCGGGGGAGGGGGGCTGCGCGTCGCCAGCCCCCGGGGCATCGCCGGCGTGCGGGGACGCAACGGAGGGGGCCAGGGGCGCCAACCCGCCGCCCGGGCCGGGAGCGGGGGTGCGTGTCTGCGCTGCGGGCTCACCTGCGCCTGGATGTTGCGAACGCGCTGGGCGTGCTGCCGCGGGGCGCTGTGGAGGCGCCAGACGGCCCAGGCGCGCAGATGGTAGTAGACGTCAAAGAGGATGGAGAGCGGCATGAGGAAGAAGCAGACGAAGACCCAGCGGTGGTGCACCAGCACGGCCTCCAGCCCCCGGTGCCGCAcccatagcagcagcagcagcagccccgccAGCAGCGACCACACCGGCGACATGGCTGCCGCGTCCGCCCGCGCTCCCTCACGGCCGCCGGGGCCTCGCCATGCCGCGCCCGCCGCTCGCGCGCTCGCCGCCCGgccacaccccccccccgcgCGCCCACCCCCCATTGGCCGCCGCCGTGAggcgaggggaggggagaggccaATGAGAGAGCTCCGCGGAGATCGGACCAGGCGCTGAGCGCTGCCATTGGCTCCCCGCCGCGAGCCCCGCTCTCCCCTTCTGCCGCCGGCCCCCGCCCGCGCCGCGGCCCCGCCGGGGGTTACCCCCAGGGCACCGGGAGGGGGCCCGGCCGGGGCAGGGGCGGCGCCCGCGGGACAGCCGGGATGCCAGGTCAAGGCTGGGACGGGGCCCGGGCAACGGTCAGAGCCCCCGGCTAGGGCTGGCACGGGGCCCGGAGAATTGTCGCACTGCTGGCCCCAGGGCAGGACCAGATCCCTGACCGGGTCTGGCGGTAGGTCATAAGGTGGGGGACGAGCCCCGAGGCAGAGGTGACCTCCAGAGTCATGGCTGGGGACAGGCCCTTGGCGACTCTGCTGGAGGATCTGCACTAGCTAGTGTCCCCCGGGCAGGGAGCTGTGTCTGCTGCCCTTGGCTGCGAGGGTAGGAGCAAAACTCCTCCGCATGTCTCCCTTGTGCATCCCGACGGTACTGTTCTAGGTACTCGTGATCCTGGCAGCGAAGCTGTGTCCCAGCGCCAAGTCAGGAGTGCCGTGCAGGCCACTTTGTGGAAGGAGGAAAGAGGCAGCCCTCTCCAAAACACGGCTTGCTCTCTAAAACCTTGGCGGAAAATGCCGCTCCACGGTGGAGCAGCGGCAGGGAAGGTACCTAAGGCTCTGTGAGGAAGTGAAGGCTTTCTCTAAGCTGAAATGTGTCCCTGAAGAGGTTAGCTGTTTGGGAGGACAGTGGCAGAGGTGCCCCACAGGCAGTGACAGCCCCAGGGACGCTGGAGTGGCAGCGACGCCCGCAGCAGCGCTGGGCTCACGGGGGAGCCTGGTGCCCAGGTGTTCGGTCAGCGTGCCAGCACAGCCATGTAGCTGTGCACACGCAAGTCAGACGGTGCCTCTTCCTCTTTGTCACCAGGACACATGCTCACTTTGGCCTTTGGCAGCCACAGACTGGAAGGGATCGCTGCATCAAGGTCCAGAGctcagctgtggcaggcagtcacaccttggagtctcctccagacAGCTTGGAGGCTTTGGTGTGAATCCTGTCCCACTGCTTTTACTGCTCTCAGTTTTCTCAGGTCTGATGCTTGAAGGTGGTCTCAACCCTAAATTAATTCCCAGCTGAATTATATTCACTGCATTTGTCCCTAGCCTGCCCACCAGCGCTTTCCTTTCTTGAATCCATGTGTGTTATCTGCTTTTGTTTACCATTTTGTCTGCTGACTGAACCTATGCATGAAAAGAGGTTTCTCATGCCCGGTGGTTATTTTAACCTCTCTGAGGGAGCTAAATAATTATTCCGAGTGTAGATCATGTGCAGGGCTTATTGGGTAGCAGCATCCTTTATTCATAAGGGGATATTTATACCTTCAGTGCAAATACTGCTTTCAAATtgttatttggtttgggtttttttccattaaaaacGTTTATCGTGTTTTCAGTGTTCTGCTCTTGTTTTTGTAAAGGTCCTAGGCAGCAAGAAGGGGTAGGTAAGctcagaggcagcaatgtgaaAGAGAGGGGTGAGTCACCACGAAGCTTATGGTGAAATTGCCTGTATACCTGGTCATGCCAGCATGGAAAATACAGGCATCAGAGGGGGATGAGGGGAGGCAGATGATTTAAATGCTGACAGTTTTCAATTTTAGTTATTTCAGATAGGAGCAAATTATCATCCAACAGTCTATGCAGGCTTAGCAAAACATCATCTGCAAATCTGGTTTGGAAAGCTCGGAGTCCCTTGGTATCTTCAGGAGACTAAGATCCCTGGTCTTGTCAATTAAATTATCATTTTAAGTGTGTTTAAGCTGTTAGTGCTTCCTAAAAAAAGCAGCCCTCATCCCTTCTTCCCCCGACTCCTGCTCCTGCCATCCTGCCCACCCACTCGTGCTGTTCTGGGCATGCTGTGCAGTACAGCTTCTGCTGTCACTCAgtaggagaggctggggagctgaTCCGAATGAAGATTTGGACTGGGTTGTAAAGCCGTTCTCTCCTGCCTGGATCAGCTCTCGGTTGGAGTTCACCCCACACACGCTGGTGTAGTGgagcacagaaagcagaggaggagtCTCACTGGCCACGCTGGAGCTAACCTTCtaactctgcagggctctgtcctTGACCAAGCAGGACTTAGCCACTCAGTTGTCCAAAGGCACCGTGTAGAAGGGACACACAGCCAGCGAACCACAGCGTGGTTtggttgggaagggaccttaaaggccatctagtccagcccccgtgCAGTCGggaggaacacctccagctaaatcaggttgctcatggccctgtccaacctcacctggaggccatctgccacctctctgggcaacctgtgcctgttgTTCACCACTGTCATCATGAAAATTTTTTCCtcctatctagtctaaatctctcctcttagtttaaaaccatcactgcttgtcccatcacagcagccctgctcaaTAGTCTGCCCCCAGCTTCTCCTTGAGCCCGCTTTAAGTGCtcaataaggtctctccagagccttctcttctgactCTGTAAGGAATGTCTCAGGAGGCATtcagcagaagcaaagaaaggCACTGACAGCATTCAAAGCCCTTCTCATcacccaggctctcagccctggtactgcctgccacagctgctgtggagTGGCATCAGGGTGGTGAAAGGATGAGCATTTTAATAGTCACAGCTATTATGTCTAACAAAGAACGTTGGGAGGGCTGCAAGCCCTAATTCAGTCAATTAATTAATTTCAGTTTGTGGAGTTagaggatggttggactcagccttcaaggtcctttccagccaaaacgattctgtgatgttgAGATGTTCTGCTGGAACAAGTGCAGAGgtggtcacaaagatgatccaggggctggggcacctctgctctgaggatagcctgagggagctggagttgttcagcctgaagaagagaaggttccagggggaccttagagctgcttgccaaaagctgaagggatccagaggaaggctgcagagggatgttTATAAGAGTGTCCACTGACAGGACGAAGGGaaataggtttagattggatcttaggaacacgttcttcagtaggagggtggcaagaccctggaatggattgtccagggaggtggtggatgtggagatgctcaaggccaggttggatggggccgtgagtaacctgggctagttgagaggtgtccctgcccgtggtggggaggctgggacagatgatctctgaggtcccttccagcctaagctgtTCAGTGACTCTGTCACTCTGAAGCAGCCCAAGGTTCCTATGGCTGGGGAGTGCCTGTCCCTCATCAGCTGCCCGCAGGTGTCCCGCGTGTTTGCTTGTCGCAGGGCTGGTTCTGTCAGAAGCAGGCTGTGGGCTCGGAGGGCTTGAGGGAGGCGGTGGTGAAGTGCTGTGTGCGAAGCTCCCTCTGCTGAGAAAACCCAAGTGCGCTCTGCCGCCCGGAGGAGAAGCCTCTCGGGGGCGCGGGCTGCAGCGGGCTTTGCCGTCTGGCACTGCAGGTtggtgtgtgctgctctgggcGTGGGCTGAACGAACCTGGATTGCTTCTGGGcatccagcagctgaaggcaaaTGTCAAAGTCCATCCTCAAGGCAAAAACACGGAAGAATGTTATCAGCCTGGCAACAGCCACTGTCACCAGAGGGAAACACTGGAAGCTGGTTTTCTGCACAGGCCAcacttttttctccctcccctccccttggAAATCTATATGTGTGTTTAGCCTCCTGGTACCAGCTGTACTTGGAGGTCCTTTTCCTCCAAataaaggttgtggagtctccctctctggagatgtacaagaactgcctggatgtgtctctgtgtgctctgctctgggtgatcctgctctggcaggagggctggaccagatgagctcctgaggtcccttccagcccctgacattctgtggttctatgactctggctGCCTTGGCCACATCCATTCTTTCAGTCTGGTGCTgccactccatcacctgcctgctgccatttaCTTCAGTGGTATAAACATTTCGTGGGCCCACTCCCAGATGACCTAAACTGCTAAAACTCCAGGCCATGCTCCAGAAACATCAGTGCAGCTGTAGGGTCTAAGCCTTTGGGTTTACTTACCTGTACCAGAGAAAAACAGGAAAGctgtaagagaagaaaaaaaaagggggggaaaggcttGGAAGGCGAGTTGCAAATGTTGGTTATATAAAGGCTGTAGAGCTGTTACCTTGAATATCCCTTCCAGAAGTGAAGCAACTGTAGCCAGAGTGGTTCGTAATTGAGGGTGCCAAAAATACACCATTGTTCCAGTAATAAGGATCTGTATTAGCCTGACTGCAGACAGGTGGAGGGGTGTgcagcagggctcagtgctgtgctggcagtcTACAAGTGCCCTTTTCACTGGGAAACTCGGCGTCAGACCAGGCCAGAAGCTGACTGCTGGTCTCTGTTAAGCTGTTTCACTGCCCCCCGAGCTGCTTGCCTCTTTTCCATGCTAGATGTGCCTTGGTGGCATCCATGCTGGCAAGAGACTCCCACAGGTGTGGAGCTGAGCAGAAGGAAGCTAATGGCTTGGTGAACAGGCTCCTGCCCCTTCTGTCACGAGTGCCAAGATGTATGGATCATCTCATGAGATGTGTGGATCATCTCAGAAGGACTTCAGACCGAAGACTGAACACATCATAGGtctgtgttggaaaggaccttaaggatcacctagtttcgatccacttccagggttggagcctccacagttCTCTGGCCAACCTGCTTAAGGGCCTCACCAACCTCCtggggaggaatttcttcctaatgtctactTTAAATCTAACCTCTTCTCCTTTGAAGCCGTTGCCTCTTGTCCCAGCACTCCATTCCTTTGCAGAAAGTCCCTCCGCGTACAGGCTGGCCCTCACCCCTGAAACAGGGGATTGGCAAAGCAGCCTGGATGGGCAGGGGAGGAGTCTCCTTTAGTACAGGAGGCTCCTGTAAAATCCAGTTTGGCAGACCCGGGTAGAGCAATGCCTAGGAAAACAAGACAGCAGCTTCGGTGCCTCCTGCCACAATCAAAGCCCACCCAATCTTCTCCAGCCCCCTAGGAAGTGCAGAAATGTGATGGCTGCAAAACTGTGCCAAGGGGGAGCAGTGACCTTTCCGTGCCCACACAAGGAAATTCTGTGACCTCTGAAACAGACCTGAGAAGGGGCACTGCTGTCTCCAGCTCACGTTAGCACCTGGGCACAGTTCTCAAGCCTTGCAGACTGGCACAAGTGCTGTCTGTCTCCTTCTGCCCTCTCCATCCTTGGCAAGGGCCACGTCTTCACTGAATGCCGAGGAGAAGCTTCAGGAGGTCAGCCAGCAGCAAACCACTGTCGCCCCAGAGCGGTTAATTGCCATTATCCCCGGGATCAGCAGAGAGCCTGTAATAGGCTCTGAACTTCCCTGACACTGAGCTGCCCCTTTACACCCAGACtcaggcagagtagagggctgGGACGAGCTCCGAAGCGGCACAGTGCCTCACCCAGGGAGCAGCTTTTAATCCCCCTGTAGGGCAAGGAGCCGCCCGTCAACAGAAGCTGACAGCTCTCTGGCACAGGAGCATTTACACCTCCGGGGAAGTGAAACAGCACCCTGGCAAGTAAGATGGGTAGCCAGGCTAGGTCCCAGCTAAGGAAAGGCCAGGATACGTTCTGGGGAGAAAGGTTAACCCTCTCTGAGCCAGACGACTTCATGGGTAAGCCGAGCAGGGAAGCTGATGTTCTCCTTCGGGAGTGGCAGGTCTCTATCTCAGCCACTTCTGTGTGGATGTCAGGGGCAGCTGTAGCTGCAGGGCACCGGTGGACATTGCATCATTTGAAGAGGCAGGACACATTTTCAGTACCTAGTTCTACTGACTGGATTAGGTAGGGGTGCCTGAGCCACTGTATCAACAGACACTAATGAGGCATTTTAGGAAGATGCAAATTAAAGCAAAGATAAACAGCAGGAGTTTTCTGCCTTGCCTCTGTGTGCAGGAGCCCCTTTGGAggagccttccagcccagcccactctcTGATTCCTTCTTGTCTGCACATCTCTGCGGTTGCATGCTGCAGCCCACATCAGCTTGGTAGGCTGCACCACCTCCTCTCTGCCCAATGGCCTGTGCTAGGGAAAACAAACCTTAGGAGTGGCCTCTCTATGGATCTAGGCAGCGTGGACGCCTGCAGAGATGTGTCTCCCCGAGCCTCACCAGTAGGCGGCAGCACCTGCTACGGGCAGCTGGGCATGGGGAGCGGTGCTAAAGCTCCGATGGAGACCTGTGCCCTGGCCCGGGGTCTCAACGCTCCTGTCCCAGGTATGAGGGCTCAGCAGGGACCCTG
This window harbors:
- the DHCR24 gene encoding delta(24)-sterol reductase — translated: MSPVWSLLAGLLLLLLWVRHRGLEAVLVHHRWVFVCFFLMPLSILFDVYYHLRAWAVWRLHSAPRQHAQRVRNIQAQVREWKKEGSKRYMCTGRPGWLTVSLRVGKYKKTHKNIMINLMDVLEVDSERQVVRVEPLVTMGQLTAYLNPMGWTVPVVPELDDLTVGGLIMGTGIESSSHIYGLFQHTCVAYELVLADGSLVRCSPTENSDLFYAVPWSCGTLGFLVAAEIKMVPAKKYVKLHYCPVRGLQKICEKFTEESKKKENSFVEGLVYSLDEAVIMTGVLTDEAEQSKVNRIGNYYKPWFFKHVEQYLKEDSTGTEYIPSRHYYHRHTRSIFWELQDIIPFGNNPVFRYLFGWMVPPKISLLKLTQGEAIRKLYEQHHVVQDMLVPMKSLQKSIQTFHNDLHVYPLWLCPFILPNNPGMVHPKGDETELYVDVGAYGEPRRKQFEARASMRQMEKFVRSIHGFQMLYADCYMTREEFWDMFDGSLYHKLREQMNCKDAFPEVYDKICKAARH